In Ipomoea triloba cultivar NCNSP0323 chromosome 15, ASM357664v1, one genomic interval encodes:
- the LOC116007485 gene encoding disease resistance protein RPP8-like isoform X1 — protein sequence MGIVVLMKSILFFALVKMYTIQNAVTSWMEKCPLQLPCDILDLPQLRYLHVDKRCSQFLPCLVKNDLQTLYWFKVASSDEKPNFRMVPNLMELGIYIEGQLAPSHLGSLVHLHLLEKLKFEVGRVERFYLPTGFPPNLKKLTLCYTYLPWKEMDTIGELPHLEVLKLKDFAFCGPTWKPSKQGFRELKALLISLSNLEHWNASSNNFPVLERLVLSYCWELKQVPINFAKITTLNLIVLECCYSSLVMTSAMQISSAKSKALRLNYLLLKAVKKKVLKALKKKVLKPLKKSLSEALKKKCLKLIRL from the exons ATGGGAATTGTGGTCCTGATGAAATCCATTCTGTTCTTTGCTTTGGTAAAGATGTATACCATTCAAAATGCAG TTACTTCATGGATGGAAAAATGTCCTTTGCAATTGCCATGTGATATTTTGGATTTGCCACAATTGAGGTATTTGCATGTTGACAAGAGATGTTCACAGTTTCTCCCTTGCTTAGTCAAAAATGATCTACAAACTCTTTATTGGTTCAAAGTTGCTAGCTCCGACGAAAAACCAAACTTCAGGATGGTTCCAAACCTAATGGAACTTGGGATTTACATTGAAGGCCAATTGGCGCCTAGCCATCTAGGTAGCCTCGTGCATTTACATCTACTTGAGAAGTTGAAGTTTGAAGTAGGAAGGGTTGAACGTTTTTATCTACCAACAGGTTTTCCACCAAACCTTAAGAAGTTGACACTTTGTTATACTTATCTTCCATGGAAGGAGATGGACACAATTGGCGAGCTGCCGCACCTTGAGGTGCTTAAACTAAAAGATTTTGCCTTTTGTGGCCCAACATGGAAACCATCAAAGCAGGGCTTTCGGGAATTAAAGGCACTTCTTATTTCACTTTCAAATCTCGAACATTGGAATGCAAGTTCTAATAATTTCCCAGTTCTGGAGCGCCTTGTCTTAAGTTATTGCTGGGAATTGAAACAAGTTCCAATTAATTTTGCAAAAATTACAACACTGAATTTAATTGTATTAGAATGCTGCTATTCTTCTCTTGTGATGACTTCCGCAATGCAGATTTCTTCTGCAAAAAGCAAAGCATTAAG GTTGAATTACCTATTATTGAAAGCTgtgaagaagaaagtgttgaAAGCTCTGAAGAAAAAAGTGTTGAAACCTCTAAAGAAGAGCTTGTCAGAAGCTCTAAAGAAGAAATGTTTAAAGCTGATTAGATTGTGA
- the LOC116005937 gene encoding putative late blight resistance protein homolog R1B-17, which produces MTLEQAVRDIEEIESRILAENANDFSYVGSSTNDFKEENAMVGGSLQYAFDTENEIIVGFEEDVEEIVHMLIQSESIERDIISIVGEGGIGKTTLAEVVFQDQRITACFETRAWVVVSKEYNLKEMLIGLLRCIMPITREISNMDEDQLEEQLRRSLMGKRYLIFLDDVWTTKVWYAIQRCFPRNSNERNPIMITTRVVDVAEHLSYFCDIKRMKFQNLENSWKLFSMKVFGGRCFCTPVLEQLGRQISSQCQGLPLAIIVIARFLATTKGSLEVWREVAETLDGMDWADDKTSKILFLSYNYLPSQLKACFLYFGVFPSNCSIPIKKLINLWVAERFLKPEKNKSLEEVAENCLLDLINRSLVQVDKVSNDGKMKLCKIHDRLHEICVREAETDNVVQIINKTYFQTVCRWISCQSSHWPFTQASCGKNRYSKIHSILFFGKEFYFSKCRLVYSCLKVLTVLDLSLVKYLHGMPSGITDLIHLRYLALNTIGSLHKFRLLKLQNLQTLIVCSWIEDYPLQLQSNILDLPLLRHLRLEKRCSQYLPSMVRENLQTLYWLKVSSSNQNPNFRMVPNLKELGIYIEGKLVPSCLKRFVNLHQLEKLKFEIGRVERFYLPTAFPSNLKKLTFRRTYLPWKKLGVIGKLQKLEVLKLKDFAFHGPKWKPIDGEFLVLKFWSA; this is translated from the exons ATGACCTTGGAACAAGCAGTAAGAGATATTGAGGAAATTGAATCAAGAATCTTGGCTGAAAATGCAAATGATTTTTCATATGTTGGTTCATCTACAAATGATTTCAAGGAGGAGAATGCTATGGTTGGGGGTAGCTTGCAATATGCTTTTGATACTGAGAATGAAATCATTGTAGGATTCGAGGAAGACGTAGAAGAGATAGTGCATATGCTCATTCAGTCAGAGTCCATAGAACGAGACATTATCTCAATCGTGGGCGAAGGAGGCATTGGAAAGACAACATTAGCCGAAGTAGTCTTTCAAGATCAACGTATTACTGCTTGCTTTGAAACTCGAGCATGGGTTGTTGTGTCTAAAGAATATAACCTTAAAGAGATGCTCATTGGTTTATTACGTTGTATTATGCCGATTACTAGAGAAATCTCTAACATGGACGAAGATCAACTAGAAGAGCAACTACGTAGAAGTTTGATGGGTAAGAGGTATCTAATTTTCTTAGATGATGTATGGACTACCAAAGTCTGGTATGCCATCCAAAGATGTTTTCCACGTAATTCTAATGAAAGAAATCCAATCATGATAACTACTCGGGTAGTTGATGTGGCTGAACACTTAAGTTATTTTTGTGACATAAAAAGAATGAAGTTCCAAAATCTAGAGAACAGTTGGAAATTGTTTTCTATGAAGGTGTTTGGGGGAAGATGTTTTTGCACCCCTGTACTAGAGCAACTTGGGCGTCAAATTTCTTCTCAATGCCAGGGATTACCATTAGCAATTATTGTGATAGCTAGATTTCTTGCAACAACCAAAGGATCATTAGAAGTATGGAGAGAAGTTGCAGAAACATTGGATGGAATGGATTGGGCTGATGACAAAACTTCGAAAATACTTTTTTTGAGCTATAATTACTTGCCTAGTCAATTAAAAGCTTGCTTTCTTTATTTTGGAGTTTTTCCTAGCAATTGTTCTATCCctattaagaaattaatcaaCTTATGGGTTGCAGAAAGATTTTTAAAGCCAGAGAAAAATAAGAGCTTGGAGGAAGTAGCAGAGAATTGCTTGCTTGATCTTATTAACAGAAGTCTAGTTCAAGTTGACAAAGTAAGTAATGATGGCAAAATGAAGTTGTGTAAAATTCATGATCGGTTGCATGAGATTTGTGTGAGAGAGGCTGAAACAGATAACGTTGTTCAGATCATCAATAAAACATATTTCCAAACAGTTTGTCGATGGATAAGTTGTCAATCAAGTCATTGGCCTTTCACTCAAGCCAGTTGTGGGAAAAACAGGTACAGTAAAATCCACTCCATTCTCTTCTTTGGCAAAGAGTTCTACTTTTCAAAATGCAGGTTGGTGTACTCGTGTTTGAAAGTGCTAACAGTACTGGATCTGTCTTTGGTTAAATACTTACATGGCATGCCTAGTGGAATAACGGATTTGATTCATTTGAGATACTTGGCTTTAAACACTATAGGTTCTCTTCACAAGTTTAGATTGTTGAAGCTTCAAAATTTGCAAACTCTCATTGTCTGTTCATGGATAGAAGATTATCCTTTGCAACTACAGAGTAATATTTTGGACTTGCCACTGTTGAGACATTTGCGCCTTGAAAAGAGGTGTTCACAATATCTCCCAAGCATGGTTCGAGAAAATCTACAAACTCTTTATTGGTTGAAAGTTTCTAGCTCGAACCAAAATCCAAACTTTAGAATGGTTCCAAACTTGAAGGAACTAGGGATTTACATCGAAGGCAAACTGGTGCCTAGTTGTCTTAAGAGATTTGTCAATTTACATCAACTTGAgaagttaaaatttgaaattggaAGGGTTGAGCGGTTTTACCTTCCTACTGCTTTTCCGTCAAACCTTAAGAAATTGACATTTCGTCGAACTTATCTTCCATGGAAAAAGTTGGGTGTAATTGGTAAGTTGCAGAAGCTTGAGGTGCTCAAATTGAAAGATTTTGCCTTTCATGGTCCAAAGTGGAAACCAATAGATGGGGAGTTTCTGGTATTAAAG TTTTGGAGCGCTTAA
- the LOC116007485 gene encoding disease resistance protein RPP8-like isoform X2, whose translation MGIVVLMKSILFFALVKMYTIQNAVTSWMEKCPLQLPCDILDLPQLRYLHVDKRCSQFLPCLVKNDLQTLYWFKVASSDEKPNFRMVPNLMELGIYIEGQLAPSHLGSLVHLHLLEKLKFEVGRVERFYLPTGFPPNLKKLTLCYTYLPWKEMDTIGELPHLEVLKLKDFAFCGPTWKPSKQGFRELKALLISLSNLEHWNASSNNFPVLERLVLSYCWELKQVPINFAKITTLNLIVLECCYSSLVMTSAMQISSAKSKALR comes from the exons ATGGGAATTGTGGTCCTGATGAAATCCATTCTGTTCTTTGCTTTGGTAAAGATGTATACCATTCAAAATGCAG TTACTTCATGGATGGAAAAATGTCCTTTGCAATTGCCATGTGATATTTTGGATTTGCCACAATTGAGGTATTTGCATGTTGACAAGAGATGTTCACAGTTTCTCCCTTGCTTAGTCAAAAATGATCTACAAACTCTTTATTGGTTCAAAGTTGCTAGCTCCGACGAAAAACCAAACTTCAGGATGGTTCCAAACCTAATGGAACTTGGGATTTACATTGAAGGCCAATTGGCGCCTAGCCATCTAGGTAGCCTCGTGCATTTACATCTACTTGAGAAGTTGAAGTTTGAAGTAGGAAGGGTTGAACGTTTTTATCTACCAACAGGTTTTCCACCAAACCTTAAGAAGTTGACACTTTGTTATACTTATCTTCCATGGAAGGAGATGGACACAATTGGCGAGCTGCCGCACCTTGAGGTGCTTAAACTAAAAGATTTTGCCTTTTGTGGCCCAACATGGAAACCATCAAAGCAGGGCTTTCGGGAATTAAAGGCACTTCTTATTTCACTTTCAAATCTCGAACATTGGAATGCAAGTTCTAATAATTTCCCAGTTCTGGAGCGCCTTGTCTTAAGTTATTGCTGGGAATTGAAACAAGTTCCAATTAATTTTGCAAAAATTACAACACTGAATTTAATTGTATTAGAATGCTGCTATTCTTCTCTTGTGATGACTTCCGCAATGCAGATTTCTTCTGCAAAAAGCAAAGCATTAAGGTAG